Proteins found in one Candidatus Krumholzibacteriia bacterium genomic segment:
- a CDS encoding glycoside hydrolase family 16 protein: MRLLRNPRLRVPLLVLLLSGLVFLVPACGDDDEDEGTYVLTWSDEFDGPADTSPDPEKWTYDIGTGVNGWGNAQLEYDTDRIENVRLDGEGHLEIVAREEEFGDRQYTSARIKTEGLFTQRYGRFEARIQLPRGQGIWPAFWMLGDDFRQVGWPDSGEIDIMEYRGQNPDEVLGTVHGPGYSGGASIGARFILDGGDFDAGFHVFSIEWTDDRITWFVDDVPYHRVRPQDLGGREWVFDHPFFMILNVAVGGNFVGPPDETTRFPQTMRVDWVRVYERQ, from the coding sequence TTGAGGCTTCTCCGCAATCCGCGACTCCGTGTTCCGCTGCTCGTCCTGCTGCTGTCCGGTCTCGTGTTCCTCGTGCCCGCCTGCGGCGACGACGACGAAGACGAAGGGACCTATGTCCTCACCTGGTCCGACGAGTTCGACGGGCCGGCCGACACGTCACCCGATCCCGAGAAGTGGACCTACGACATCGGGACCGGGGTGAACGGTTGGGGAAACGCCCAACTCGAGTACGACACCGACCGCATCGAGAACGTCCGTCTCGACGGCGAAGGCCACCTCGAGATCGTCGCGCGCGAAGAGGAATTCGGCGACCGCCAGTACACCTCGGCGCGCATCAAGACCGAAGGCCTCTTCACCCAGCGCTACGGCCGCTTCGAGGCACGGATCCAGCTCCCGCGAGGCCAGGGCATCTGGCCCGCCTTCTGGATGCTCGGCGACGACTTCCGCCAGGTCGGCTGGCCCGACAGCGGCGAGATCGACATCATGGAGTACCGGGGCCAGAACCCCGACGAGGTCCTCGGTACCGTCCACGGCCCCGGCTACTCGGGCGGCGCGTCGATCGGCGCACGGTTCATCCTCGACGGCGGCGACTTCGACGCCGGCTTCCACGTGTTCTCGATCGAGTGGACCGACGACCGCATCACCTGGTTCGTCGACGACGTCCCCTACCACCGCGTGCGCCCGCAGGACCTCGGTGGTCGCGAGTGGGTGTTCGACCACCCGTTCTTCATGATCCTGAACGTGGCGGTCGGCGGGAACTTCGTGGGCCCGCCCGACGAGACGACGCGCTTCCCGCAGACGATGCGGGTGGACTGGGTACGGGTGTACGAGCGGCAGTGA
- a CDS encoding glycoside hydrolase family 2 TIM barrel-domain containing protein, whose product MFRSVHRFVLIALVLLPVAAFAQSDRVEEVRVVTDETGQRLQVDGRDFMVLGMNWDYFPIGTNYSYSLWTQPEDFIRNALDYEMALMQHMGVNAIRVYNGIPPKWVEYIYDNYGIYTVLNHPMLRYGYTLDGVWIPAPEIDYSDPELRAAVTEEIVDLVEQFRDTRGILMWMLGNENNYQLTWSSTEIEALPEGERQAARARHLYSLYGDVTRAIKEVDTKRPVVMVNGDLQYIDLIAEECGPVDIFGTNVYRGISARDLYEEVEAKLGKPVLYAEFGADAFNAREGREDQIMQARYLIGQWQEIYEQAAGKGRVGNCIGGLTFQWSDGWWKFRQEENLDVHDTNASWPNAGYDDYVPGQNNMNEEWWGVVAKGRPSSSGYFQLYPRAAYYALKEAYELDPYAPDTDLETIREHFGEITPAAAALEARGDTAARTGGASSAVRVSGVRMEFETYFTGGENISTPDQSDERDPFEPFQGFDRLESYYVDFEANPSPKVRGELSVNILGNVPRNPIDNLFYENRGVFDPRVRVIQDNPFSADFPPDTTEAFLPRFDRVQVYRASLNWDDDWFRMFAFYRTGHTHWGYEGDFFGLYPEAFYGENIDIYNGEAPLGVEIEGKKALDGVKFAFGPELWWGANPAFLVKYRKQHGRFLTTAIYHEDVASPAAEAVTSIAIPQRDNRRLTLQTETRLGPFGVTAGAIWSGSTEVGEEFQVAERGPDGRFDFFTDEIDDLDTIGGKLKLTWQKGRWNWYGQTAVQGLVAKGGYNHTLNYTGWGLRDTGAGNVRNVITGFTYQAGDFQFGPNFMWQKPFEGPIPREALLTPERQDPVFVDDALAQLGTGLEARSILNSPFQVRGNRETIGSEIVMTYDPTPATWMWQWDNDVKEDARFAASLRFTHRHQPTTQDATVFVSEGGDLFQFGGAPPAKDLWEAHLRVVSKLTPTSRMVFNVMGGPAQPMGSAFDTAEGSEQLNRTIDRLHFDARYVNSRMSLMGVVKKDDWGPYDFHRDFNLTYPLQLIGDVSVTLGAPRWFADSPQTRFGVRASWRSLDEFSDRYEPAVDLTADEDENGREWEIRTYLHFAM is encoded by the coding sequence GTGTTCCGTTCCGTCCATCGCTTCGTCCTGATCGCGCTCGTGCTCCTGCCCGTGGCCGCGTTCGCGCAGAGCGACCGCGTGGAAGAGGTCCGCGTCGTGACCGACGAGACCGGCCAACGCCTGCAGGTCGACGGCCGAGACTTCATGGTGCTCGGGATGAACTGGGACTACTTCCCGATCGGCACGAACTATTCCTACAGCCTGTGGACCCAGCCCGAGGACTTCATCCGCAACGCGCTCGACTACGAGATGGCGCTGATGCAGCACATGGGCGTGAACGCGATCCGCGTCTACAACGGGATTCCCCCGAAGTGGGTCGAGTACATCTACGACAACTACGGGATCTACACGGTGCTGAACCATCCCATGCTGCGCTACGGTTACACGCTCGACGGCGTGTGGATCCCGGCTCCGGAGATCGACTACTCCGACCCCGAACTCCGCGCCGCGGTGACCGAAGAGATCGTCGACCTGGTCGAGCAGTTCCGTGACACGCGTGGAATCCTCATGTGGATGCTCGGCAACGAGAACAACTACCAGCTCACGTGGTCGTCGACCGAGATCGAGGCGTTGCCCGAGGGAGAACGGCAGGCGGCTCGCGCCCGGCACCTGTACTCGCTGTACGGCGACGTCACGCGGGCGATCAAGGAGGTCGACACGAAGCGTCCGGTGGTGATGGTCAATGGCGACTTGCAGTACATCGACCTCATCGCCGAGGAGTGTGGGCCGGTGGACATCTTCGGCACGAACGTCTACCGCGGGATCTCCGCCCGCGATCTCTACGAGGAGGTCGAGGCCAAGCTGGGCAAGCCCGTGCTCTACGCCGAGTTCGGTGCCGACGCCTTCAATGCCCGCGAGGGCCGCGAAGACCAGATCATGCAGGCTCGCTACCTGATCGGGCAGTGGCAGGAGATCTACGAGCAGGCCGCGGGCAAGGGCCGCGTGGGCAACTGCATCGGCGGTCTCACCTTCCAGTGGAGCGATGGCTGGTGGAAGTTCCGCCAGGAGGAGAATCTGGACGTCCACGACACCAACGCCTCGTGGCCCAATGCCGGCTACGACGACTACGTGCCCGGCCAGAACAACATGAACGAGGAGTGGTGGGGGGTCGTGGCCAAGGGGCGGCCGAGCTCGAGCGGCTACTTCCAGCTCTACCCGCGGGCGGCCTACTACGCCCTCAAGGAAGCCTACGAGCTCGATCCGTACGCGCCGGACACCGATCTCGAGACGATCCGCGAGCATTTCGGTGAGATCACGCCGGCCGCGGCCGCGCTCGAGGCCCGTGGCGACACCGCGGCGCGCACCGGTGGTGCGTCGTCGGCGGTCCGCGTGTCCGGCGTGCGGATGGAGTTCGAGACCTACTTCACGGGTGGCGAGAACATCTCGACGCCCGACCAGAGCGACGAGCGCGACCCCTTCGAGCCCTTCCAGGGTTTCGACCGCCTCGAGTCCTACTACGTGGACTTCGAGGCGAATCCCTCACCGAAGGTCCGTGGTGAGTTGTCGGTCAACATTCTCGGCAACGTGCCGCGCAACCCGATCGACAACCTCTTCTACGAGAATCGCGGGGTGTTCGATCCCCGCGTGCGTGTGATCCAGGACAATCCCTTCAGCGCGGACTTCCCGCCGGACACCACCGAGGCCTTCCTGCCGCGCTTCGATCGGGTGCAGGTGTACAGGGCGTCGCTCAACTGGGACGACGACTGGTTCCGGATGTTCGCCTTCTACCGCACCGGTCACACGCACTGGGGCTACGAGGGTGACTTCTTCGGGCTGTACCCCGAGGCCTTCTACGGAGAGAACATCGACATCTACAACGGTGAGGCGCCGCTCGGGGTCGAGATCGAGGGCAAGAAGGCGCTCGACGGTGTGAAGTTCGCCTTCGGTCCCGAGCTGTGGTGGGGTGCGAATCCCGCCTTCCTCGTGAAGTACCGCAAACAGCACGGTCGCTTCCTGACGACGGCGATCTACCACGAGGACGTCGCGTCGCCCGCGGCGGAGGCGGTGACCTCGATCGCGATCCCTCAGCGCGACAACCGTCGTCTGACCTTGCAGACCGAGACCCGCCTCGGACCCTTCGGCGTCACCGCCGGTGCGATCTGGTCGGGCAGCACCGAGGTGGGCGAGGAATTCCAGGTGGCCGAGCGCGGACCCGACGGCCGCTTCGACTTCTTCACCGACGAGATCGACGACCTGGACACCATCGGCGGGAAGCTCAAGCTCACGTGGCAGAAGGGCCGGTGGAACTGGTACGGGCAGACCGCCGTGCAGGGCCTGGTCGCGAAGGGGGGCTACAACCACACGCTGAACTACACCGGGTGGGGTCTCCGCGACACCGGCGCGGGCAACGTGCGCAACGTCATCACCGGCTTCACCTATCAGGCCGGTGACTTCCAGTTCGGACCGAACTTCATGTGGCAGAAGCCTTTCGAGGGGCCGATCCCGCGCGAGGCCTTGCTCACCCCCGAGCGCCAGGATCCGGTCTTCGTGGACGACGCGCTCGCCCAGCTCGGAACGGGACTCGAGGCCCGCAGCATCCTGAACTCGCCCTTCCAGGTCCGCGGCAATCGCGAGACCATCGGCAGCGAGATCGTGATGACCTACGATCCCACCCCGGCGACGTGGATGTGGCAGTGGGACAACGACGTGAAGGAGGACGCGCGCTTCGCCGCGAGTCTGCGCTTCACGCACCGCCACCAGCCCACCACCCAGGACGCCACGGTCTTCGTGAGCGAAGGCGGTGACCTGTTCCAGTTCGGGGGTGCTCCGCCGGCCAAGGATCTCTGGGAGGCACACCTCCGCGTGGTGTCGAAGCTCACTCCGACCTCACGAATGGTGTTCAACGTCATGGGTGGCCCGGCCCAACCCATGGGAAGTGCCTTCGACACGGCCGAGGGCTCCGAACAGCTCAACCGGACCATCGACCGCCTGCACTTCGATGCCCGTTACGTGAACTCGCGCATGTCGCTGATGGGCGTGGTGAAGAAGGACGACTGGGGTCCCTACGACTTCCACCGCGACTTCAACCTGACCTATCCGCTCCAGTTGATCGGTGACGTGTCGGTCACGCTCGGGGCGCCGCGGTGGTTCGCGGATTCGCCGCAGACCCGCTTCGGCGTGCGGGCGAGCTGGCGGAGTCTGGACGAGTTCTCCGACCGCTACGAGCCCGCGGTCGACCTGACGGCCGACGAGGACGAGAACGGCCGGGAGTGGGAGATCCGCACCTACCTGCACTTCGCCATGTAG
- a CDS encoding pyridoxal-phosphate dependent enzyme, with translation MPVDLATIRAAHRRIAPHVHRTPVMTCAAIDACAERAVGLKCENLQRVGAFKIRGATNAVLRLDDEQAARGVVTHSSGNHAQALARAARTRGIACYVVMPTNAPVVKRAATEGYGATIHPCEPTLAAREEGARRVMEETGATLIPPFDHPDVIAGQGTVALELLDQIEDLDAVIAPVGGGGLLAGITLALRQAAPHVRMFAAEPAGADDAWRSKQRGERVPMTDPRTIADGLRTSLGDLTWPVLRDHVEAVLRVSEDEIVGSMRALFERAKLVVEPSGAVSLAAALGDEFRAETSLRRVAVVLSGGNVDPARAYELLAR, from the coding sequence ATGCCGGTCGACCTCGCCACCATCCGCGCCGCCCACCGGCGCATCGCTCCGCACGTCCATCGGACGCCGGTGATGACGTGTGCTGCCATCGACGCCTGCGCCGAGCGCGCGGTCGGGCTCAAGTGCGAGAACCTGCAGCGGGTCGGGGCCTTCAAGATCCGGGGGGCCACGAACGCGGTCCTGCGGCTCGACGACGAGCAGGCGGCGCGCGGCGTGGTCACACACAGTTCCGGCAACCACGCCCAGGCGCTGGCCCGGGCGGCGCGCACCCGCGGGATCGCCTGCTACGTGGTCATGCCGACGAACGCCCCGGTGGTGAAGCGGGCGGCCACGGAGGGTTACGGGGCGACGATCCATCCCTGCGAGCCCACGCTCGCCGCCCGCGAGGAGGGCGCCCGGCGGGTCATGGAGGAGACGGGCGCCACCCTGATCCCGCCCTTCGACCACCCGGACGTGATCGCGGGGCAGGGCACGGTGGCCCTCGAACTGCTCGACCAGATCGAGGACCTCGACGCGGTCATCGCTCCCGTGGGCGGTGGTGGATTGCTGGCCGGGATCACGCTGGCCCTGCGCCAGGCCGCCCCGCACGTACGCATGTTCGCGGCCGAACCGGCCGGCGCCGACGACGCCTGGCGCAGCAAGCAGCGGGGCGAGCGCGTGCCCATGACCGACCCCCGCACGATCGCCGACGGCCTGCGGACCAGCCTGGGCGACCTGACCTGGCCGGTGCTGCGCGACCACGTCGAGGCGGTGCTGCGGGTGTCCGAGGACGAGATTGTCGGCTCGATGCGCGCGCTGTTCGAGCGGGCGAAGCTCGTGGTCGAACCGAGTGGAGCGGTGTCGCTGGCCGCGGCGCTGGGCGACGAGTTCCGCGCCGAGACCTCGCTGCGTCGTGTCGCCGTGGTCTTGAGCGGTGGCAACGTCGATCCTGCCCGCGCCTACGAACTCCTCGCGCGCTGA
- a CDS encoding GH1 family beta-glucosidase, whose translation MSSRRFPKGFRWGASTSALQVEGATAAEGRGESIWERFAARPGAIEDGSTPAVACDHYHRFREDVGRMAELGLTAYRFSIAWPRVVPEGTGAVNAKGLDFYDRLVDALLEHGIAPYATLYHWDLPQALQDRGGWADRAIVPAFVEYTRAVTERLGDRVASWSTINEPWCIAVLGHEEGKQAPGLSDPPTGLAVAHHLLLAHGEAVPVIRTNAPEAEAGIVLNLVPAEPAEDTGAARNAVRWFDGFFNRWFLDPLLRGRYPEDAVADRVQCEHLPPSGMPFAQEGDLDVISRPIDFLGVNYYSRAVFDADENGEPVGVTVGTPERRNDMGWEDFPPGLHRILVRLHREYDVARIYVTENGGAWSDAPDADGRVRDHRKIHYLHGHLHAALDAIDEGVPLKGYFAWSLLDNWEWAHGYPMRFGFYWIDYETQRRVAKDSALWYRDVIAHHGVDDDVVLPS comes from the coding sequence GTGAGCAGCCGCCGATTCCCCAAAGGTTTCCGCTGGGGCGCGTCGACCTCGGCCCTGCAGGTCGAGGGCGCCACCGCCGCCGAGGGGCGTGGCGAGTCGATCTGGGAGCGCTTCGCAGCCCGGCCGGGAGCGATCGAGGACGGCTCGACGCCTGCCGTCGCCTGCGACCACTACCATCGGTTCCGTGAGGACGTGGGCCGCATGGCCGAGCTCGGCCTGACGGCCTATCGCTTCTCGATCGCGTGGCCACGCGTGGTGCCCGAGGGGACCGGCGCGGTCAACGCGAAGGGACTGGACTTCTACGATCGCCTCGTCGACGCGCTGCTCGAGCACGGCATCGCTCCCTACGCCACGCTCTACCACTGGGACCTGCCCCAGGCGTTGCAGGACCGCGGCGGCTGGGCCGACCGCGCGATCGTTCCCGCCTTCGTCGAGTACACCCGCGCGGTGACCGAACGGCTCGGCGACCGCGTCGCGTCGTGGAGCACGATCAACGAGCCCTGGTGCATCGCGGTCCTCGGTCACGAAGAGGGCAAGCAGGCACCCGGTCTGAGCGATCCGCCGACGGGCCTCGCCGTCGCACACCATCTCCTGCTGGCCCACGGCGAAGCCGTGCCCGTGATCCGCACCAACGCACCGGAGGCCGAGGCCGGCATCGTGTTGAACCTCGTGCCCGCCGAGCCGGCCGAGGACACCGGCGCCGCCCGCAACGCGGTGCGCTGGTTCGACGGCTTCTTCAACCGCTGGTTCCTCGACCCGCTGCTGCGTGGTCGGTACCCCGAGGACGCGGTCGCCGATCGTGTGCAGTGCGAGCACCTGCCACCGTCGGGCATGCCGTTCGCGCAGGAAGGCGATCTCGACGTGATCTCGCGCCCGATCGACTTCCTGGGCGTGAACTACTACAGCCGGGCCGTCTTCGATGCCGACGAGAACGGCGAACCGGTCGGCGTGACCGTCGGTACCCCGGAGCGCCGCAACGACATGGGCTGGGAGGACTTCCCGCCCGGTCTTCATCGGATTCTCGTACGACTGCACCGCGAATACGACGTCGCACGCATCTACGTCACCGAGAACGGTGGCGCCTGGTCCGACGCTCCCGATGCCGACGGCCGCGTCCGCGACCATCGAAAGATCCACTACCTCCACGGCCACCTGCACGCCGCGCTCGACGCGATCGACGAAGGTGTGCCGTTGAAGGGCTACTTCGCCTGGTCCCTGCTCGACAACTGGGAGTGGGCCCACGGCTATCCCATGCGTTTCGGCTTCTACTGGATCGACTACGAGACCCAGCGGCGCGTCGCGAAGGACAGCGCGCTGTGGTACCGCGACGTCATCGCTCACCACGGCGTCGACGACGACGTCGTTCTCCCGTCCTGA
- a CDS encoding ROK family transcriptional regulator, whose product MGTRSPANFGPDERSSERVRPLREAVLRLIWDEQRISRSDIARRAELSRSTVSEIVATLLPTGLVREGGPAPSRGGRRPIVLEFNDDAYGILGVEIGGAHVAVAVTDLRGRVLAWNEVPFDVRDDPVGTRRTVIELCEKNLAQWGRGIDDLLGIGVGLPAPVDPDRPDQLSELVLPAWKGRSGMDEIAHHFGVPLLVDNDANLGAIAEHWWGVGRGIDDFAYIKVATGIGSGHLIDGQVYRGATGVAGEIGHMAIDPNGPRCVCGLRGCLTTFVGRPALFLRARVLAEQYPDSALARAQDSLAEIEDAALSGDRAACQLVDEAARNLGIAVSGLLNLMNPARIVLGGDFARLGDLLLDPLRDQIAQRTIVTSVTAAEVMTSDLGPRTTAVGAATMVLDAALSDSRMFPMAASRQEAP is encoded by the coding sequence TTGGGCACACGATCCCCCGCCAACTTCGGTCCCGACGAGCGCTCGAGCGAGCGTGTGCGGCCGTTGCGCGAGGCCGTCCTCCGGCTGATCTGGGACGAGCAGCGGATCTCGCGATCGGACATCGCGCGGCGCGCCGAGCTGTCACGCTCGACCGTCTCGGAGATCGTGGCCACCCTCCTGCCGACCGGATTGGTACGCGAGGGCGGTCCGGCTCCCTCACGCGGCGGCCGGCGGCCCATCGTGCTCGAGTTCAACGACGACGCCTACGGGATCCTCGGAGTGGAGATCGGCGGTGCGCACGTGGCCGTGGCGGTGACCGACCTCCGCGGGCGCGTCCTCGCGTGGAACGAGGTCCCCTTCGACGTCCGTGACGATCCCGTCGGAACCCGCCGCACCGTGATCGAGTTGTGCGAGAAGAACCTGGCCCAGTGGGGTCGTGGAATCGACGACCTGCTGGGCATCGGGGTCGGCCTTCCGGCGCCCGTCGATCCCGATCGTCCCGATCAGCTCAGCGAGCTCGTTCTGCCCGCCTGGAAGGGCCGCTCCGGCATGGACGAGATCGCCCATCACTTCGGTGTGCCCCTGCTCGTGGACAACGACGCCAATCTCGGCGCGATCGCCGAGCACTGGTGGGGCGTCGGACGCGGCATCGACGACTTCGCCTACATCAAGGTGGCGACCGGGATCGGTTCGGGTCACCTGATCGACGGACAGGTGTACCGTGGCGCCACCGGTGTGGCCGGTGAGATCGGCCACATGGCGATCGACCCCAACGGTCCGCGGTGCGTGTGCGGCCTCCGCGGCTGCCTGACGACGTTCGTCGGCCGCCCCGCCCTGTTCCTCCGCGCGCGCGTCCTCGCCGAGCAGTATCCCGACAGCGCCCTCGCACGGGCCCAGGACTCGCTGGCGGAGATCGAGGACGCGGCCCTGAGCGGGGACCGGGCGGCCTGTCAGCTCGTGGACGAAGCCGCCCGTAACCTCGGTATCGCCGTGTCCGGCCTGCTCAACCTGATGAACCCGGCGCGGATCGTCCTCGGCGGCGACTTCGCGCGCCTGGGTGACCTGCTTCTCGACCCCCTGCGCGATCAGATCGCCCAACGGACGATCGTGACTTCCGTCACCGCGGCGGAGGTGATGACCAGCGACCTTGGCCCGCGCACGACTGCCGTCGGTGCGGCGACCATGGTCCTCGATGCCGCGCTCTCGGATTCACGAATGTTCCCGATGGCGGCCTCGCGCCAGGAGGCTCCTTGA
- a CDS encoding Ig-like domain-containing protein, which produces LIGASSVVDPETIPLSLVEILPLTSTPDVSVTSSVQAVFSRAVDRSTVTEASFVVRDVTSGDPVPGFIGFSDGDRRVSLIPSEPLAYATDHQVEVTNAITDLDGQVLTDPDTAAFTTAAAAAPTLVGLTPPAGTVGAQISIAGTGFDPVAANNTIDVNGRVITPTDASINSLQFVVPGGATTGPLTVTVDGQPTASLEFTVLQPTTVPIDEIDDTVDLGQATQSMAVLPDGTRGYAVSTANDQVTPIDLVGLQNGTPIPVGEEPIGAVSDVSGAFVYVANRGSNDVSVIETATDTVVDTVPLDDSPQEIVASPTGDRIYVVTPDAQAVEVIDADVTSAGYNTVVARFETGQSTSGASISPDGGVLYLGTSNGFLTVDLGPTDFGVVARFETGQSTSGASISPDGTLLILLTESDEVLLVDVSGAGFGTVVARFETGQSTSGASISPDGSVLYVITEETDLVLAYAIDVAGSVSVLEGLPVVELNLLRTIDAGDDPRWIAFDPRDPSVAFVGATGDLAINVFGRSVDGDCETFEVVFGASWDGVSLQEVLDAEYGAGVIDAATDYEGYACGDAVVPYWLDDSVDGWVIREIADAAGRNILGWYAEDFTPPVIDGVDDGVIFDGPAGEGGTTFVGLDGPTRFGLYMNPNGTEDAINAPEPELFFTNRAYNDVGPDGSGAVHAPDGGDPQALIYDITSLRGGVPTYVIAWEDIDSGAEITPTYQVGRTDNDFNDLVVEIQASSPVRAVSSSIDLSARDDGIGLAWTVTGAARIDRLVVERRTDDGHFVEVDTVDAPSAHGEWVDTSVLRAGTYAYRVGVELGEYRVESDAVEIAFTPTVRETRLVKAWPNPFNPQTTIEYALSQPGRVQLKIYDLAGRLVRSMDLGHQPVGTGRVQWNGTDDRDRVVSSGTYLVRMVTPSKTDVLRVMLLK; this is translated from the coding sequence GCCTGATCGGTGCCTCGTCCGTGGTCGACCCCGAGACGATCCCGTTGAGCCTGGTCGAGATCCTGCCCCTGACCAGCACGCCCGACGTGAGCGTGACGTCGAGCGTGCAGGCGGTCTTCAGCCGCGCGGTCGATCGCAGCACGGTGACCGAGGCGAGCTTCGTCGTGCGCGACGTGACGAGCGGGGATCCCGTACCGGGCTTCATCGGGTTCTCCGACGGCGACCGTCGCGTGTCGTTGATCCCGAGCGAGCCGCTGGCCTACGCCACCGACCACCAGGTCGAGGTGACGAACGCGATCACCGACCTCGACGGGCAAGTGCTCACCGATCCCGACACCGCCGCGTTCACCACCGCGGCCGCGGCGGCTCCCACGCTGGTGGGCCTGACGCCGCCGGCCGGAACCGTCGGCGCGCAGATATCCATCGCCGGCACCGGATTCGATCCGGTTGCCGCGAACAACACGATCGACGTGAACGGTCGGGTGATCACGCCCACCGACGCCTCGATCAACTCGTTGCAGTTCGTGGTGCCGGGCGGGGCCACCACGGGACCTCTCACGGTCACCGTGGACGGCCAGCCCACGGCGTCGCTCGAGTTCACCGTGCTCCAACCCACCACCGTCCCGATCGACGAGATCGACGACACCGTGGATCTCGGGCAGGCGACGCAGTCGATGGCCGTCCTGCCCGACGGAACCCGGGGCTACGCCGTGAGCACGGCGAACGACCAGGTCACGCCGATCGACCTCGTCGGCCTGCAGAACGGCACGCCGATCCCCGTGGGCGAAGAGCCCATCGGTGCGGTGAGCGACGTGTCCGGCGCCTTCGTCTACGTGGCCAACCGCGGATCGAACGACGTCTCGGTCATCGAAACGGCCACCGACACCGTCGTCGACACCGTTCCCCTCGACGACTCTCCCCAGGAGATCGTGGCCTCGCCCACCGGTGACCGCATCTACGTGGTCACGCCCGATGCGCAGGCGGTCGAGGTGATCGACGCCGACGTCACCAGTGCCGGCTACAACACCGTGGTCGCCCGCTTCGAGACCGGGCAGAGCACCAGCGGCGCGTCGATCTCGCCCGACGGCGGCGTGCTCTACCTCGGAACCAGCAACGGTTTCCTCACCGTCGACCTCGGACCCACGGACTTCGGCGTGGTCGCCCGCTTCGAGACCGGACAGAGCACCAGCGGCGCGTCGATCTCACCCGACGGCACCCTGCTGATCCTGCTCACCGAGAGCGACGAGGTTCTGCTCGTCGACGTCTCGGGCGCCGGTTTCGGAACCGTGGTCGCCCGCTTCGAGACGGGGCAGAGCACCAGTGGTGCGTCGATCTCGCCCGACGGCTCGGTGCTCTACGTGATCACCGAGGAGACCGACCTCGTCCTGGCCTACGCGATCGACGTCGCCGGCTCGGTGTCGGTGCTCGAGGGCCTGCCCGTGGTCGAGCTGAACCTGCTGCGGACCATCGACGCCGGCGACGATCCGCGGTGGATCGCCTTCGACCCGCGTGATCCGAGCGTGGCCTTCGTCGGCGCCACCGGCGACCTGGCGATCAACGTGTTCGGTCGCAGCGTCGACGGCGACTGCGAGACCTTCGAGGTGGTCTTCGGCGCCTCGTGGGACGGTGTTTCGTTGCAGGAGGTGCTCGACGCCGAGTACGGCGCCGGCGTGATCGACGCCGCGACCGACTACGAGGGCTACGCCTGTGGCGACGCCGTCGTGCCCTACTGGCTCGACGACTCCGTCGACGGCTGGGTGATCCGCGAGATCGCCGATGCCGCCGGTCGCAACATCCTGGGCTGGTACGCCGAGGACTTCACGCCGCCGGTGATCGACGGTGTCGACGACGGCGTGATCTTCGACGGCCCGGCGGGCGAGGGCGGCACGACCTTCGTCGGCCTCGATGGCCCGACCCGCTTCGGGCTGTACATGAACCCGAACGGCACCGAGGACGCCATCAACGCCCCCGAACCCGAGCTGTTCTTCACCAACCGCGCGTACAACGACGTCGGCCCCGACGGCAGCGGTGCCGTGCACGCGCCCGACGGCGGCGACCCGCAGGCGCTGATCTACGACATCACGTCGCTGCGGGGTGGCGTACCGACCTACGTGATCGCCTGGGAGGACATCGACTCGGGCGCCGAGATCACCCCCACCTACCAGGTCGGCAGGACCGACAACGACTTCAACGACCTGGTCGTCGAGATCCAGGCCAGCTCGCCCGTGCGGGCGGTGTCGAGTTCGATCGACCTGTCGGCCCGCGACGACGGGATCGGCCTGGCGTGGACGGTGACCGGTGCGGCGCGCATCGACCGTCTGGTCGTCGAGCGTCGCACCGACGACGGCCACTTCGTGGAGGTCGACACCGTCGACGCACCGTCGGCACACGGTGAGTGGGTCGACACCTCGGTCCTGCGGGCCGGCACCTACGCCTACCGCGTGGGCGTCGAGCTCGGCGAGTACCGGGTGGAGAGTGATGCGGTCGAGATCGCCTTCACCCCCACCGTCCGCGAGACGCGTCTGGTGAAGGCCTGGCCGAACCCCTTCAACCCGCAGACCACGATCGAGTACGCGCTGTCGCAGCCCGGTCGGGTGCAATTGAAGATCTACGACCTGGCCGGCCGTCTGGTGCGCTCGATGGACCTCGGCCACCAGCCCGTCGGAACCGGCCGCGTCCAATGGAACGGCACCGACGACCGCGACCGGGTCGTGTCGAGCGGGACCTATCTGGTGCGAATGGTCACGCCGTCGAAGACCGACGTCCTGCGCGTGATGTTGCTGAAGTAG